ATTGCCGGTGAGTTGCAGCTTGTAGCGTAGATAATCGTTGATAAACGTAGACTTGCCCGAGGAAAACGTTCCAAGTACCGAAAGCAGGGGCCACCAAGGCACGCGGGTGGCGTAGGAGTCCCCAAGATCGAGCAGACCCATGCGGTAGGCGACGGCGTCCAACGTCCGGAAGCTCTTGACCACATCGAGCAGGATCGGGTTTTCTTGCGCTAAATGGCTTTCTAAGCGCTGCAGACGTTGTGTTAGGTTTAAACGGACATTGCCGGCCATGAGGTGCTCCTGCCTTACCCGCGCAGCGCTTGATAATGGCTCTTGCGCCGTCGCGGGTAACTTTTGTACTTAGCTGCGTTAGTGCGTGGCAACGATGCTTTATATGCTTAGATTAGTATAACACGCGCCACTTTTAGGGGCAGATCCGTGGTCCCTGGGTAGGCGGTCGCGCATGGCAATGAAGGAAGTATGACTTTGGGAGAAGACTTGCGATCGAGTCCGCGTCAGCGTGCGGCTGAGATCATCGCACGCAAATTGCCGTACGCGCGCGGGCATCACCGCGATAAACTGCTCGGGGGGCGGCGGATCGAGGAGTGGTTTAGCGGTGAATATCCTGATCTCGAGGGATTACTGAACGCCCTCGCGGAATCACCCTATGTGAATGCCGCGGCGCCCGAGAGCAGCCGTTTGATTTCAGATCTGATCTCGGCACGCGGGCCGATGTTTCGGGTATTTACCGAGGAAGAGATCGGAATTGTGGTCGAATGGATCCGCACATTGAGATCGACGGGCGGTCCGGTCCCCCGAGGCAACGTAGAACCGCAGGCGCGCGACGACGGCCGAGGGGATGACACCGGCCCGTGGCCTGGCACGGGTGTGGGCGAGCCTGAGAGCGCATCGGCGAGCCCGGCCCAAGACGCAAGGTCGGTGCGCCTGGACAAACGGCTGCTTTATTATCAACTGGTCAACGTGGAACGCTGTCCCGAGTCTGTCCGCCCGGCGAAGCACTACGTCGCGCGTTGTCTCGCCCGCGCACGACGGGCCATGTGGCTGTCCCGGCTTTATCCGGAATTACGTCCTTTCGAGTACAGCCGCGCTGCGTTCGAACATAGGATCGAGGTAAGCTATCGCGAGGCCGTGGATGCCTATCGGCCCTTTGTCCCTCCGCCGCGCCTGTCCAGAGAGGAGTATCTGTGGCTATTCGTGCAACTGGCGCCATTGATCCTCGTCGATGGGTGCTGGCTGCGCAACGTCGGCTGCCTCTACGCATGCCACCCAGGGATCGCGGCGGGTTTAGTTAAGATCTACGCCGATGAGGTGGGTGGCGGGGACCACGACGCGAGTCACGCCGCTATTTTTCGCGAGCTGTTGCGATCGGAAGGCATCGATCTTCCGGAAGTCTCATCGGATGAGTTCATTCGCTATGGTAAATTTACTTCGTCGATATTCGAGCTCCCGCTGTATTTGCTGTCCATCTCCCAATATCCTCGGACGTTCCTGCCGGAGTTGCTCGGGCTCAATCTAGCCATCGAGCTGAGCGGCCTCGGTGCATTTTACATGGGGCTCGTCGATGAGCTGAGCTATTGGCGCATCGATCCGCGCATCATCACTGTCCACATCGCGAGCGACAACCTCGCGAGTGGTCATGCGGCACTGGCCAAGGCGGCGATTGGCACCTATCTCGACGAGCTGGGCGCGAGTTATGGAGAGCGAGAAGTGCAGCGGCACTGGCGGCGGGTATGGCGCGGTTATGTATCCCTGCGGGTCGTGGCCGCGAAAACGTGGTTCGACCTCTTGATCCGCTTCGTCTCCAGGTTCGGGCTCAAGCGTGTACAACGGCGGTGGGTCACTTAAGAGTTTGTGAAAAAACCGTCGCGAGCGAAGGGAGGTCGTGTTGCATCCTCGGCGCGCCAAACAGGGCCATTCCCTGGCCCTGGCTTTCCGCCGGAGCGCAGCAACCGCAGTGTATGTTGAAATACATGAGGATTCCGAGCACCGCCGGAACGCGAGATCCCGAGCGCAGTAGGTTTTTTCACAAACTCTAAGGAAGCCGTGCGTATCGTGTCGTAGGATGAAGCCGTATTACATCGGATTAGCGACCACTTTCCACGATCCGGCCCTGGCCATCGTGGATGCGGAGGGCGAGATCGTATTCGCCGAGGCGGCCGAACGCTTCCTGCAAAATAAACGCGCGATCAATGCGGAGCCTGATCATTTATTTAGGATCGCCGATCTCATCAAGGAGTATTGCGAGCAAGACGCCGAATTTACGATCGCCCGCTCGTGGAGCGCACGCGCGAGCCGCCTCCCGTTTCTGGCCGGCGTGGCAAGCCGGCTCGGCCTGCTGAGTCCGGGCTGGCTCCCGCGCGCCCCGCTCGACGGCTGGTCGCGCACGCTGCTGATGCGGCGCTACCAGCTTTATCATCTCATGCTGTGCGTGCGGAGCGCGCATCTCAAAGCCGGGGCTAACCTTGCGCTCGTCATGCGGCATCGCTTTGGAAATCGCAAGCTTCGCTTCTTGAATTTCGACCATCACCTCACGCACGCGGCCTATGCTTGTTACGGCAGCCCGTTTTCGGAGGCCGTGTGCATGATCGTCGATGGTACCGGAGAGCAGGGCTCGATAAGCTGCTACGCATATAGGAACGGGCGTCTGCATCGCTTGTCCCGCCACCAAGGCCCGGAAAGCTTGGGCGGGTTTTATATGCTCATCACGGAGTTATGCGGTTTCTCGAGCTTCGGCGGGGAGGAGTGGAAGGTGATGGGTCTCGCGCCCTATGGCCGCACCGACGAAGAGCTCTATCGCTTGCTAAGGCCGATGATCAAGGTCGCCGGATGCGGCTTGAGCTACCCACCGATGCGTCAGCTTCGCGCAGCGCTTACGCGGCTTTGCAGGTATCGGCGGGCCGAAGGCGCATCTGCATTAGAAGCCGCCGATCTCGCCCATACCTGGCAGCGGGTTTTTTCTGAGATCATGGACGAGTTGTTGCAGAATCTCTACGAAGAAACCCGCGTCGACAACCTCGTTCTTAGCGGCGGTTGTGCACTGAACTCATCTTATGCGGGCCGGGTTTTTGAACGCACACCGTTTAAGCGTTTGCATATCCCTAGCGCACCCGCCGACGACGGCAACGCCGTGGGCGCGGCTTTACTCGCCCACGGGAAGACAGTGGGGCCGCGCAAGGCCCGACAGCGATTGTTCTCACCCTATCTCGGATCTCGGCTGTCGGCCGAGACCCTGACGAACGTGGCAAGGTGGAGCGGTCTACGGACCTTACGCCATTTTCCCGAAACGGTGCATTTGGAGGCGGCCAGGCGGCTTGCCGAAGGAAAAATTCTCGGCTGGATCCAGGAGCGTGCGGAATTCGGTCCGCGCGCGCTCGGTAACCGTTCAATCTTGGCCGATCCGCGCTTGGGCGAGATGAAAGATCGATTAAACCGGGAGGTAAAATTCCGCGAGGAGTTCCGGCCTTTCGCGCCGGCTATCTTGCACGAGTACGGCGAGGAGTATTTCGAGAACTATCAGGAGTCCCCGTACATGGAGCGAACGCTGCGCTTCAGGCAAGAAGTGCGTGCAAAAGTGCCGGCGGTGGTACACGTGGACGGCACCGGGCGCTTGCAGACCGTGAAACGGGAATGGAATGCCCGTTTTCACGCACTCATCGAGGCTTTCCACCGCTTGACGAACATACCGCTCCTGCTCAATACGTCATTTAATATCATGGGTAAGCCGATGGTCCACACCGTTGAAGACGCATTGGCGGTTTTTTTTACCACGGGAATGGATGCCTTGGTGATCGAGGATTATTTGCTTGAAAAATAGGCTTGTCCGTAGAATTGTTGGGCGGGCCGAGCGACGGCCCATCACTTGGCACCCGCATCATCCCGGAAGTAGTCGTCCAGCGATTTCTGTGCAGCCTGCTGATCGGGTAGGGTGTCGTCTATCCGGATAAAAACGGGCTTCATTCGAAGAAGATCAGAATCCAGGTCGTCTGCATCAAACTTGCCTTTATCGGTTCCCAAACGACGACCCGTGTCGTTGGGACTGGCGGCTTTACGGGCCTTGGCTTGGACCGGAGGCCCCGCATACCGGCCACGTTGGCCCATCATCCTCTGTTCGGCTTCGGCGAGCGGGCTCGACTTAATTAAGGTCAAGTCTTTCACTGCCACCGTCGCATCGGCTAAAGCCATACCAGCCAAGGAAAACTCGAACGCGAAATCGTGGAATTGCACCCGGTCACCGTGGGTGAGGCAGACCGGGCGGATGACTGTATAACCGTTCAAGGACGTGCAGTTTTTGCTGTTCTGATCGACTAGCCAGAAACCGTGATGCTCGCGTTCTATGACCGCGTGGCGACGGCCTATAGAGGGTCGGTTGATTACGATATGGGTAACGCGTTCACTGGGCGGAACGCGTCCGATGAGGGTAATCGCACCCAGTTCGTGACGTTCGCACCCGGTGACGCCACTGAGATCGTATAAGAACGCCTGGGGCAGCTGCGCTTCGGGCGGCGACTTTAAAGCCGGTTTGGACTTGCGGGTCCGAAGAAGTACCCCGATCAGCACGAGGATCCCCCCAACGAGCACCAGCGCCACGATGCTAAATGCAGGCGGCTCGAGGGCGACGACAGAAGGAGGAGCGGCCGCGGTGGTACGCTCGGTCTGAGCAGATTCGGTGGCGGGGGTAGTTGCGGTTTGAGCCCCTTCGGTTACGATGGCACTCCCGCTCTCGATCGGTTCGGATGAGGTGGTGTCGGTGGTCGGCGGTAGCGGTGTCTTTTCAGCCACTCCCGGTGGCGAGACGGTCTTGGCTAGATTAGAAGGCGCTGGGTCAAGCTCAAGGGGAACCGCCTGTGGAGGCTCCGGCTTTGCTTCGACGGGCTGTTTAGCTTTCGGCTCGACGGGTAGTTGCACTACGTCCTCGGTAAAAAAAGTATCCGCGACCTGTGCAAATACACCGGCTACATCCGCAGCCTGCTGGGCCAGGAAATAGCGCCCACCGGTGCGCTGTGCGATTTCTTGCAGCAACTCCACATCAGAGCGGCCAGATAGAGAAATCGTAAAAATTTTGATGCCGGTCTCGGCCGCGTCGCGAGTCAGCGTCTCACGCAACCACCGCGTCAGTTTAAGATCTCGGGCCTTACGGCCCGTATCGACTACATCGTCGTTTAATAACACGATCGATTTGGCAGCCCCCGACCGTCCGTTGATCTTAAGCTCTTGGATGGCCCGCTCCACCGCCGCGGGTGTGTTGGTCCAAGGGCCCCGATAGTTAAGCTGGGCCAGGTTGACTCGCCTGACCCGCCTCGCGTCGCGATCCGGGACAAGCGCTAAGGGGCTAGCCAGGAGTTGCTCGTCAAAGATCACGAGGGAGACCCGGGCGTTATCCGGCATGCCCTCAACAAACCGTTCCACCGCCTTTTTGCTCAGGAACTGTGGGTCGAGGGGCTTCATGCTGCCGGAGTTGTCCAGCACCAACACCGTGTCCCTGGGCGCAGTGTCGGATTCGCTGGCAGCGGGTGGCGCGGCTGCTAGAGTGGAAATAGCTAAAGCATTTAATGCGGTACCGGCGAATAACAATAACCCCGAGCACCGGCGGACTAAACGTTGCATGGTCCCTACCCCCCTTTAATTTTTGGAAGCTAAAGCGGGTTAGTTCAGCAACCTGTGCCGCTAAGGGCCCTCACGCATTCAGCGAACCCCCCTCTCACTCGCCGTATCGCATAGGGATAAACGATACAATACCATAACTCCTCGCCTCATCAATAAGGCTCTCGGGTAAGGGTGCGAGAAGTGCTGTTATCGGATTTAATGACATCATTTTAAGTTTTGCGGCATCGTAGAATGTGAAATTCAAGCGGATCGCTTCCTCCCTTTTCAGGACTCAAAGACTATGCATAGCACTAAGCAAATCGCCAGAGAGGTGGGTATCGGCACGGAGGTGAGCGTCGCCGGGACACAGCCGGATGTCCTCCCGAGGGAACCGCGTTGACGGGAGAGGATGAGTGGCTTTAATTAAGGAAAGTGGCGGCAGTGTAGGCGAGGGCGCCCTGCTCAACGGGCGTTTTGAGCTCATCAAGTGCGTCGGCGCCGGGGGCATGAGCACGGTATACAAGGCGCTGGATCGGCGCAAGCTGGTGTTCGATAATCGCGAGCCCTATGTGGCGGTAAAGATCTTAAACCCGCGCTTTGCGCCTGACTCAGAGCGACTGGGGGCGCTGCAGCTGGAGGTCGAGCGCTGCCAGAGGCTAGTGCATCCGAATATCGTTAGGGTGTATGAGTTTCACCGCGAGGGCCCCATCGCGTATATGAGCATGGAGTGCCTCTACGGTGAGCCGCTGACGCAGCGTATTCGCCATGACGACTTCAAGGGCCTGCCGCCAGGGGAGGCGCTGCGCATCGTCGATGCCATGGGGCAGGCGTTGGGCTTTGCACACAGCCAGGGGATCGTGCACTGCGATTTTAAGCCGGGCAATGTGTTCCTCACCGAGGCGGGTGAGGTCAAGCTGATCGACTTTGGGATTGC
This genomic interval from Pseudomonadota bacterium contains the following:
- a CDS encoding iron-containing redox enzyme family protein, with the translated sequence MTLGEDLRSSPRQRAAEIIARKLPYARGHHRDKLLGGRRIEEWFSGEYPDLEGLLNALAESPYVNAAAPESSRLISDLISARGPMFRVFTEEEIGIVVEWIRTLRSTGGPVPRGNVEPQARDDGRGDDTGPWPGTGVGEPESASASPAQDARSVRLDKRLLYYQLVNVERCPESVRPAKHYVARCLARARRAMWLSRLYPELRPFEYSRAAFEHRIEVSYREAVDAYRPFVPPPRLSREEYLWLFVQLAPLILVDGCWLRNVGCLYACHPGIAAGLVKIYADEVGGGDHDASHAAIFRELLRSEGIDLPEVSSDEFIRYGKFTSSIFELPLYLLSISQYPRTFLPELLGLNLAIELSGLGAFYMGLVDELSYWRIDPRIITVHIASDNLASGHAALAKAAIGTYLDELGASYGEREVQRHWRRVWRGYVSLRVVAAKTWFDLLIRFVSRFGLKRVQRRWVT
- a CDS encoding nodulation protein nolNO; the protein is MKPYYIGLATTFHDPALAIVDAEGEIVFAEAAERFLQNKRAINAEPDHLFRIADLIKEYCEQDAEFTIARSWSARASRLPFLAGVASRLGLLSPGWLPRAPLDGWSRTLLMRRYQLYHLMLCVRSAHLKAGANLALVMRHRFGNRKLRFLNFDHHLTHAAYACYGSPFSEAVCMIVDGTGEQGSISCYAYRNGRLHRLSRHQGPESLGGFYMLITELCGFSSFGGEEWKVMGLAPYGRTDEELYRLLRPMIKVAGCGLSYPPMRQLRAALTRLCRYRRAEGASALEAADLAHTWQRVFSEIMDELLQNLYEETRVDNLVLSGGCALNSSYAGRVFERTPFKRLHIPSAPADDGNAVGAALLAHGKTVGPRKARQRLFSPYLGSRLSAETLTNVARWSGLRTLRHFPETVHLEAARRLAEGKILGWIQERAEFGPRALGNRSILADPRLGEMKDRLNREVKFREEFRPFAPAILHEYGEEYFENYQESPYMERTLRFRQEVRAKVPAVVHVDGTGRLQTVKREWNARFHALIEAFHRLTNIPLLLNTSFNIMGKPMVHTVEDALAVFFTTGMDALVIEDYLLEK
- a CDS encoding VWA domain-containing protein, yielding MQRLVRRCSGLLLFAGTALNALAISTLAAAPPAASESDTAPRDTVLVLDNSGSMKPLDPQFLSKKAVERFVEGMPDNARVSLVIFDEQLLASPLALVPDRDARRVRRVNLAQLNYRGPWTNTPAAVERAIQELKINGRSGAAKSIVLLNDDVVDTGRKARDLKLTRWLRETLTRDAAETGIKIFTISLSGRSDVELLQEIAQRTGGRYFLAQQAADVAGVFAQVADTFFTEDVVQLPVEPKAKQPVEAKPEPPQAVPLELDPAPSNLAKTVSPPGVAEKTPLPPTTDTTSSEPIESGSAIVTEGAQTATTPATESAQTERTTAAAPPSVVALEPPAFSIVALVLVGGILVLIGVLLRTRKSKPALKSPPEAQLPQAFLYDLSGVTGCERHELGAITLIGRVPPSERVTHIVINRPSIGRRHAVIEREHHGFWLVDQNSKNCTSLNGYTVIRPVCLTHGDRVQFHDFAFEFSLAGMALADATVAVKDLTLIKSSPLAEAEQRMMGQRGRYAGPPVQAKARKAASPNDTGRRLGTDKGKFDADDLDSDLLRMKPVFIRIDDTLPDQQAAQKSLDDYFRDDAGAK